The following coding sequences lie in one Arachis ipaensis cultivar K30076 chromosome B05, Araip1.1, whole genome shotgun sequence genomic window:
- the LOC110272232 gene encoding uncharacterized protein LOC110272232 produces MSSSLSPSSFYVNRMNLTAVKDANEVMERYVEDSLAILPPLRDCYRTCCGGAPSHEKLSLVDIGTGAGFSRVIFAIACPGEFFAAFFPCVIKFSSFFLLDLKLESNVAFVGRLHLWMLGVCQPVPYPQWHHLLLLFLLLLLCCMSFVLFCRLLTPSLLVFMIVVTDGSRVSGLGDLGSSWNRHLH; encoded by the exons ATGTCCTCGTCGTTGTCGCCATCAAGCTTCTACGTCAAT CGCATGAATCTCACCGCAGTCAAAGACGCCAACGAAGTCATGGAGAGGTACGTCGAGGACTCGCTTGCGATCCTTCCTCCTCTTAGGGATTGCTACCGCACGTGCTGCGGTGGCGCGCCGTCACATGAGAAGCTTAGCCTCGTGGACATTGGAACAGGTGCTGGTTTTTCCAGAGTTATTTTTGCCATAGCTTGTCCAGGTGAATTTTTCGCTGCTTTTTTTCCATGTGTAATTAAATTCAGTTCCTTTTTTCTCTTAGATCTAAAGCTTGAGTCTAATGTGGCTTTCGTTGGTAGGTTGCATCTGTGGATGCTCGGGGTCTGTCAGCCTGTTCCCTATCCACAATGGCaccatcttctccttctttttctcttGCTTCTTCTTTGCTGCATGTCTTTTGTGCTTTTTTGCCGCCTCTTAACACCGTCTCTATTG gTTTTTATGATTGTTGTTACTGATGGGAGCAGAGTTTCGGGACTTGGTGATCTTGGGAGTTCATGGAATAGGCATCTTCATTAG